ATTAGGATGATCATTTAAGAAGGTAACCTGGTACATACTTATACTTCTTACAACGGGGTACCTGATCTGTTATGGCGTTCAAAAGTAtaatcctatatattaaaacacaaagttccgaatctttggacgttaactttgagagagtCACCGCACAGTGGGAAAAACAGCCGATCTAGCGCCGAAAAAGTCTTGACGCTCGGATCGTTCACTGCTTTCCCATTGGTTTTTCACACTTTACCGGTCTCATATATCGAGCAATACACTAATGACAACATTATGCgccaattttttgtaaattcaaGAGTTATTGAGCCAAATTTAGTCAAGAGATCAGCTGTAATTTACTTCCCTTGAAACTGTGTATCGGTTTGTGGTCTTTGATCGGCCAGCagagtaaataaaaatatttctcgtCGTTTATGCTATTGTCGGTTACTTTCTTCATTTTACTATGTAATAAGTCTctgatttttcactttattttggaAAAGTTTGTGTGATTATGTGTGGGTGTTTCAAGGTAAAGTTATGGATTAGAATGAATGGAATCCGCAAGGTATTACCAAAGATGTTAATGGACGAGATTGACATATTATAATTGGCATGTACTCAATATTAAGAGCaaataaggaggaaaaacaCGCTTGGGATTTTAAATTTCCTAATAAAACGTTGCACAATGGAACAGCTTTTACTAATCAATAGATAATAACGTGTCCTAatgttttagcggctctggtgcttgcactagagctgctattccggacggtcccagctggggagtatcattggaccatgttacattggagagaccgcgcgttggttgatgggaatcggcgccattttctgctgtttaggggggactgattttattttaattgatatctttttcctgtgagcgaatgctatgttgtgtagtgtatttttggaatcatggtgatactgtcaataattcaaaacgggtctgtgctttaatctcgcactggaaaaaatgtactttacgtttaaaatttgaaaattcaaatctataagttttcgcgcttttttcgaagaatgccgtggttggagcttcctagtcatactactcgacatcagctgatagcaaacaaaggttaccaaggaaaccgtaaacgcgtaacaactatcgtcgccagagccgctttccgacgcgaatgcgttggagcttcctgcttgtttctaATTCCTGTTAGGATAACAGTTAAGATCCAAACATTTAATTTATCATTAAGTGTTGTCAAACAGGAAATTTAATAGTAGAAATCCATATTATTGTTTACCAATACACTTTATTTTCATGAAGGTAAAATGAAGTATTGTCATTacctggaaattttggaaattgattCCTTTCGCTCAATGCATCTAATGTTTTTCTTCTCAAGACTTAATgtcaaatgaaaacatttttaatcgaAGGAATCTCGTCCAGGTACACGTGTTTCAGCGGATTGGTGTCGgttatgttgaatattgtgtagtataCTAATGCACAGGGGTTGGCTAGAACGACACTtatcgtcgttttccgcacgaaaaaacgtaactgcatttcaatgttgccaaggATCTTTCCCAGGAGAATTTTGGCATTTCTGAccgaaaaattccctgattattCTTCTGATCTTATGCGAAAATCAGACcagttttcgacaaaaattgcacaggtatattcttgtcaatatttgaattgtttgagtcaattttgcaaccttggaatggagttacgttctttcgtccgggtgACGACGTTATCTggcgaaatgttcacctgtgccgtagtatagtttttgaagcgggaaccTCAAAAAGAGacgcaaatttctcacgcagatcGTGAAGTTAGGAgggcatttcaaactttgccaatgcgctcatcgtgatttttggtacatttactgatagaaacaactctcatttttgctcttgcaaaagtttgcaataggCCCATTGCTTAAGCccatcaaatggattgcattttgcaaaaaggaaccactagcattgcaatgatgctaagattgtgcaacttcatcttttgaaataaaattgcggaaatcgtgaaaaactatgaaatttatatggtaatttttgtcttaaatttacagtttttagggaGTAAagtagaaactattaatggataatcgggtttttcctccaagacaaaagaagttgcacaatcttggcaacattgcaatgctagtggtttctttttgcaaaatgcaatccaaattatGGTAAGCTTTAGGCCGAACTGCAGAGTTAAGGACGAAACTCGCTAATTTAGCCTAAGAATCACCGATTTTCAGGTTCGTCGGGAGATGATGGTCGAGCATTGGCTTCCGCCAGTTTGATACGTCGGATTATATCACCGAAGACACCAGGGATGGCGTCCGTTAGCTTCTCGATCCCGGGCGACGTGGCGAAACCCAGGAAGTCAATGTGGTAGTGTTTTACTTCTTTCTTCCCGACCTTTTTACGTTGTACGGTGACGTTTTTGACGACCGCTTTGACCGTGTTCGCGTACAGGGTCGCTTTGGAGTGGTTCGACGCcagcttcaagaaaatcccacCGTAACCGTCGTTGAATCCAGCGAACGGTTTACCCGTCCCAAAAATCCTTTGGAAATCGAGAATTCCCGGTTTCATACAACCCACGCTTGCCGGGTCCACATCGTTCTCTTCATCCGTCTTCTCATTCGGATCCCAAACATGGCTTCGACTTCGGTTGAGGCTCCGATCCAAACTCTTCTTGACACTCCCGCTGGAGCTCCATTTGAAACTCCCTTTAGTGTCTCTTTTAGAGCCTCCAATGGAACCTCCGCTGGAATCTCCATTGGAACCTCCATTAGAGCCTCCATTAGAACCTCCATTAGAACCTCCATTAGAACCTCCGTTAGAGCCTCCATTAGAACCTCCGCTGGAATCTCCATTGGAGCCTCCATTAGAATCTCCATTGGAGCCCCTACTAATACTTCCAGTAAGACTGTTACTTCGGGTCAATCGGCGCTGTGAGACGTCACTATTACTGCGCCTCGTGCTCCTTGATCCGGAAGTTGAGCTGCGTTTGAAGGATTTCATGACGGTCTTCATGGACATGAGCATGCAAAAGGTGTTGACCTTGTACTTCTCCGTCCCTTCGACGTTTTGGACGTTGTCGACTATGAGTTTGATGAGCTCGATAACGGCCGGGCCCTTCCTCTGACCGAAGAGGGCCTTGAGGAGGATGCCGCCGAATTCGTCGTGGACGTTTTCCGGAACCGGGGTTTTGGGATCCGGTAGTATGTTGTTTAGAAAGAGGCGGAGGACAAAATTGTTGAGAATTGTGCGCACTTTTTCGACATTGTTAACATTGCTCGCTATGACGTTAAACATGGATGCTTTCACGTAATTCCATCCGCCGGTAAAATAGGAATTTTCTTGGGACTGCTGCGAGGTGTCGCGGGTGGAAAGGTGCGGTTCTCCACTCTCTGTCGCATCAGTTCctgattacaaaaaaaaaacaaaaaaaaaaaaaaaaaaaaaaaaaaaaaaaaaaaaacttaatcaGCTTTAAAAGCTAACAACGGATTGGAACCTCCATTAAGGATCGTATTTGTACATTCGTTACTTACACAGTTCCTTTCTCTAGGGGGCTCCGTGTGGTTCAGATCGAGATTGGGGGAGGTTTAAGAAGATCCTTATTCCTTTTTTACtctaaaaacgttaaaaaattgagacccctccacactggaaaaaaacacattggctctagagtccagactcttgaaaacattgacaagaaaatggactcttgattcaatcagatttaagcttaaatcaaaaggaaatccgctcaaattaagaggcttggttcttgacttaagctcaaatctgattgaatcaagagtattttttttgtcgatgtttttaagagtctggactctaaatccaatgtgtttttttcccagtgcgttAAAAACATACTAGACTTCAAAAATGATTAATATTTAACTAGCTTCCCAGAGATTGAACGAGGAAACACCGAATTGAAAATTCTTTAGAGAGATGTGGTTAAGATAGGAAAACAAAAACCGCTTCGCACTTGTTGGACGCAAAAAAGTAGGTAACGccaatttgactgcattttgcaatttggaaccataaattctggctcttctggaaaaacacttatatgcatggggaaactaatgtcacacacgttgtttttaaaccgcgctagaatttatagttccaaattgcaaaatgcagtccaattgaactACTCGTCCTCTAACTTCAACGGAAACTCATTTCCGCATGTTTCATCCTAATTATAGTTACCTATTCCAGTCATTTGTTCTGTCATCGATGTGCTTGGTCCTTTGGCTCCTGAAAGTTCCGAGGCAACGTCCGTTGAatcttttttctcaaatccaagCGCTGATTCGAAGTTGAACAGATTCCTATCATCGGGAGCTACCGAGCGTGGAGGCACTTCTATCCTGGGCTGTTTTTCCTGATTGGAATTTTCCGGTAGGAATCCCTCGACCCCCAAGATATCCGGACCAGCATGGTGAACATGACCCTTCTTTTCCGCCTCCgtgccttgaaaatttttcgagggGAACTGGAGAGCCTGTAGGTCCTGAAGCTTTTCAGGATTTGTGTCGAAACTGGCATTTTCATACTTGATCTCGACTGACGCGCCGTGCTGTAAATTCCACCACTCCGAGCAGACAGTGTCCTAAAAAATAGCAGAATTCAAGGGAATGTTCAAACAGCTATATCGAATAAATGTTCCCTTTCACTGATCTTTTTTTGAAGCGACTGGATACTAAAACAACGCGTATTTTAAAATACATATccagctaaaattttaaaatgacccCCTTTAAATGTATCAAATTTTGCTGGCATGCTGAATTTAAGGTTTATTTGCATACTGGAGCTTAATGCCGTCTGTGCTTATTGAAAATTCGGACGGCAATTTTTGCAAGGGACGACGATGCTTTTTTTCAATGTGCGAAATTTTGTCACGGTGATGATGCCGGCATTGTTTTTGCCAAGTAGGGTGATAGGGACTGTACTCCGATATGCGACAATATGAGCGCAACAAGATtctttctctaaaatcaacagTAGTTTTCCACAACATCAATAGTCACTGAAAACGGCCTACGTTAAGGGTCTCCATGAATGCGTGCTTTTTCGCTTTTTTAATACTTCAAGAGCGGGTCGATGACATATTGCTCGAATCAAGGCCATGATGATAAAACAGTTTTCCGGGTGGAATTTCGTATGAAGACAGAATTTCGTTTAGGATgtacaacgttgccaaattctcatTCTTCAAATGGCGATACAATGTACACTCACTGATTTGAAACTGAGGGGACCTAGATTTTATCGAATTAAACGATTTTTTAATCGGCGaggtttcgaaaaaaaaattaaggagatTTAAAATTAAGCTCTATGATTCGAAGTAGGAGTGCCCAATCACTCTGTAATTCGAAATCACGCGCACCTATTTTTATAGATGTGCCGTGCGTCCTTTGCATGAAATGGAAGCTACTGAAACCTACTTGAATTATTACACAGCCTCTAATTCTCCCCATCCGAAGTACAGAACGTGCGATCCTGATTTCGATTTACTCGTCCAGGTCAGAAAATTCGAATCGACTGAGAGGAACAAATGcgtatttttttcctaaatacaaattttctatGTGATCATCGTGATATTCGTGTCATTTTATCCCGAAATAGTTGATTCGCAAGGCTGTATCTATTACGTACAACTGACTCATGGAAGAGCTTCGTATAACCCAACTAGCAGTGATCGCAtcaataagttgcgatttgatcggagaagtataccgcgattttatcgccgtcaatttattgcaatattatcggatacaAAATTGCGACggattgcgatttcatcgcataactttccaataaaattgcgattttatcgatggCGATTGATCGCAATATTATCAGACAAAAAAtagtgataaattgagataaaatttcgatttcatggAGAAacaattgcgacaagatcgagaaTAATCGCTCAGGTGTGATGATCCTTGctattttatcgccaaaaattcgtAATAAGTCGCAACTGTATTTCAAAGtatcccgatttttccgttgaaaaatgctactcggGAAGCGAGCGCACATGTCAGGTCTCAGGTATATATTCAAATCTTGAATACTCTAATGGTGCACCTAAATTGGTTCACATTGTGCACTGCAGACTGTAGTTGTAGTTCATCTGTAGAGGCATCCATCTGTGCTCAGAGACTGATGGATACATGTCATTCCTAGAATGAGGCAGATGTACATCTGCAGTTTcttattgtaaaaaaatattgtccAATTCAGTGCAGCATACGCCCAATTTGCCAGCCTGAATAAAACTACGCCACCATGTAGGGTTGTGTTTCAAGTTCAACAttgaattttgttgaaaaatcgcTAAAGATTATGTGTTTCCCTATTTAAAGAACCCTCTGACAATGCTGTACCGCCTAAACAAAGCACTGCTTCTTGTAGATGTGCTATTTCCCTTAAATTTTGCCATAGGCGGATACACAGGTAGGTACATAATTTCACCCCTGTTCGGCCGGAGAATACGATGCTGCCACTGATTCCCTCTGGGaaaaactcccaagctcaaaaacgtCAAAATACGGACCATAATAGAAGGGATCGTTCACGTTAcgatgagagtccacctctgtatcCAGTCAAACTCCACACGCACAGACAGGGGATGAATATATTAGCAGTTCTGACACTTTGGAGACTCTAAGGCTAGAAGCGCGACATCCCTATCAACGTGTTCGCTCTCTATCTGTGCATAGGAAGACTTTCACCTCAACGGTAGCAATTCATCAAAGtctcaaattaaatattttttttccagagaaattcTCCTTTGGCTCTTCAGGGcgactttccttgaaaattttgcagcCTAGGGAATAGTTACACAATCCATAATTATTAATTTCTTTACGTTCTTTCCAAAACATTACACGGTTTTTAGGTTGAATAAAGTTTTtcgtgtgtaaaattgaaaaaactatagaaaaaaaccaaaaatgtcAACATTGGACCGAAGGGCCCACTGCCCACGCCCCTTTAAATTCATCGGCCGCCTGTTTAAAACCTCGAAATGAAAGTACGCAAAATAAGGACGTATAatagtcgaaaaagtcgacgaaaataattatttttcagttcTAGGATTTCGGGTCTGAGGCGCTGTTGCGCAATTCCACGGGCTCCGGTCGGAGAAATATTTGACATGGAGTCAAAGTCTACCCAGGAGCCTAGGATTATTACTTTGAAAATACAGGGTCTTCAAAAAGATCATCTCCGCCCCCCCTTTACTTTTAAACGGTTGCACTTCGCcgaatgaaatttttacagtgttCCTAGGTCAATAGAAACTACTTTTGGGTATACTACTTTAAATTTCGAGGCGGCGCCCCCAGACTGCTTGGCGGACCCcgactcaaaattttcaaatggcaacccccattttcATGGCATATTcaaaaagaaggtaaaaaaaaaggtattcgAGCTAAAATTGAGGGCTCTACGAATATTTTTCGCCGAGATATTTGCGATCAAAGTTAAAAATAGgctcgttttaaaaaaatcgtgtgCGCCGATTAAAAAATCCTAGAAAACCAAACTTGTGCTTCAAATGTTAAGAATTACAAgccttttcaagaaaaattgcaaattttgaattcccGGCTACACCTTCAAGTTTTCGGGAGTTTATTTCGAATCAAAATTCTCTCGAAATGCATATAGATGAAAAGCCGCAACCGTTCTATGTACCtagataaaaaattattaagaggAACTTTACAAAAGTTGCGATGTGTAACTGAGCCCTTCCATGGCTCTGAAAGGCCGTAGGCCGTAGGGGGGAATTCGTAGTGTTctcttaaacagctcctttcctcttAAGAGGGTCCATTTGGTTTACATTAGGATAAAGAGAAGCGCAGGAGATCCTTAATTTAGCATCTCAAGAATGACAATGTGCTAACAAACCTTGATTAAATTTCAGCACAACGACTTTGAAAATGAATCCTTAAAAGGAACTACAATGATTCACCACttattaaaatgcaaaatgcGAAAGTAAGTTTATTATGcgagttttgtaaatttgaaggtAGGTTCGTACGTTccttaaattttgttaaaatcacAGAACTTTTTCGTCTGCATTATATACCTTTGGCAGGAACACAGTATTGTTATTCCTTGCAACAATCTATTACCATAGTTATAccgctgaattttactcgaggttGACAAtaatcgaggggcttggaagacaaggcgcataagtgcagtttttgctctttcgagaaatgcgtgtttgaagttttgaaattacatggatctttatggcggaaagaaagttcaaaccgagtttttgatgcttaaaaattagaatttgggagcgattttttctcaggatatgcattaagactggttttattttaaatcattaatactcgtgtctcatttttttcaaaaacttcacttatgcgccttgtcctccaagcccctcaattgtccCTTTAATAATGCTATTTTGAGAGTTTCCTCAAAACTATCTTAATCATGATGTGCACCAAATGGGGTCTCCTAAGGAAATGAattgtttaaggaacgactaggAATACGGCGTTCATCATTTTGGTTGatgtggaattttttttgttttttatgtccCATGATCCTTCGCTTATACATAAACCAGCAACAACCTATCTTAGTAAAAACcagaattttgtgaaaacttaCCTTAAACAAGTAGCTGACCAACAGAGCTACGATGAATGCCGGTCGGAACATGACACTTCAACAGTCAGACGGAGTGGTAACTAGTGAATACTAAACGCCTCTCGTGTAGCTATTCCACAGACTATCCTGTATTTTTTATCCCATGCACACCAGAGTCCCACAGTGACAAAACCggaaagttttcagattttttttcgtccCCCTCTCGCGATGCGCTCTTGACATAAAATTAAAAGCTCACACTCCGATCCTAGTTGTGGGACTGAGAAAATTCCTCGTATTTCTTCGATGTTAGGCACTAAAGTTTAAACAATTTTCCGCACATGTCAGCTCTACCAGTAACGCTGTCGGAGGAAATCTATCACACGTCAGTAGTCTCTTTCTgtcgttattttttaaaacaaatcccTGAAAGGTATCATTCCTGCAGAAAGGTTTCGATTCGTCTAGAACCTAGAATTTATTTTCTCCAGAGAAGAGAATTTCAAGTGAACAAGTCTCGATCAAAGTGATGTGTTCTCGGAGTTTTGCGTGTGCGTAGGTTTGCGTAAAAAAACGGTTCTCGTCATCAGATTTTCTTGGTGACTCACGCGTGGATTGGTGCGAGTTCATCGCTCGATTGACAAAACTAGTCAGACAGCGGGGCGGATCTCTCTCAGGAAAATTTCTCTACctttttttaaggtgattcgatggacgccatattttaagtcagaacggcatgcgatatatcgcatcaattggttccattttttcagctactcgtcatttttctccgattttgagatcgcaattctgttgtcaggagactaaagcagtcacttaccaatttaaacaaagaaactgaaaaaaccacgcctttattacgttgaatttctttgttaaaattggtatgtGAGTGCtttagaattgcgatctcaaaatttgaaaaaaatgacgagtagctgaaaaaatggaaccaattgatgcaatatatcgcatgccgttctgacacaaaatatggcgtccatcgaatcaccttcaatTCCAATTTCAGATTTCAATCCAATAAAGAAGTCAAGTGAGCTAGACGACATTATTTTCACTAATCGCAGCTAAGTTTCAATTGACAATTGAATTCTTGCATGCAGCAGGGATTTTCGATTCAAGCAACTATCCCTCCTTAAAATTCCTCGAGAGACACTGTGCCATTGTTCCTTTTTTCGTGTTAAATCAACTTTcaggctcaaaaaaagttgAGCCTAGGGCGGAGGAGCACCCTGACTCTCTTAGGGATTCCTTCCCCATCTCCAGGCAAAAGCCTGTGTcgcactatcaaaatactccgtGAAAATGTAAAGGTCAAGTgatgtgattggtccaagtcatcgtaAAAGCCAATCACagcacctgaccttgatattttgatggctagctttgatagtgtgacacggGCCATACTCCTCATGTTCAGATAGAGCTGAATATATCAGAATCACATGGAGTGGCAACCCTGCGTGTATGCCCAGGGCCAAATCTGGGCATGGAGAATGAAACGTTTGATTGGACATGACAGTGGACTCACTAATGGATCTGCGAATTCTGCGATGCTTCTTCAGCATAGCctcaactttaaaagctttttttcaaactcagaatttaattttagaaaaaatcttaaaaaaaaaatgtattgcaagATCGTACGATGAAATGGAACgtatttcgcaaaaatgaaCCAGGGCGATTATagtgttgttaaaattttactttttcataagtacatactaaaaattcttccaaaatagcaaatagttttggctcCCCACCaaaaatgtgttgattttaaagaaaaataattgtgtaaaatttaatactgtacatatattaattattttgaaaagaaaaggagaagttgcgccattttgaaaacactgtaatcacatTGATTTCGTCTTGCTATATGCGATCAACACATGATGGCCCAGAAACTCCTCGCTGTATGCAGGAActctgtttaattttttgcttcagagcggttgcaatttttcttctgaatttttgtaaattatcTTTCGGATTCGAAGCAATTCCCTGAATCTTCATGTCATACATTTACACATCGATAAATAAGAGATTATCCAGGCCGGGAAACTTAACAACGCTGTAGTGCAATGAAGCCTCCGTGACTCCAACTCATCCCtgtaattttctaattttgcccGTTTTAGAATCAACATAATCACTTTTTCGGATTCTGCAGCGAAAACTTGGGTCAACCTCTCCGTGTATGAATATTAATTTATCGTGTCGTCTCACGAAGTTCAGAAATCCATTAAATTCAACCTATTTTTTATTCGTTGGTTTTAAGCTTCCATAATGAACTGAAGATTGAATCGTGTAATGCCTATCCTTCCATCGTGCTTGATTATTGAAAACTGCATGTTCGGAGAAATGTGTTAAATCAATGCTTTACTAATACTTTTTGTGCGAGGTTTTGGACTGACGTACATTAAATTTTAGCCGTGCATGACGGAGgacttttcagagattttttctAATGTCTGTATGACGGAGGGGAAACAATGTCGAAGTTTCTCCCCCTCCTCTCATGAATTGCATATTTCAGACGTTcgcgaaaaaaatgtttcgcCGCATGTAGCGGCTGATGTGGAGAGAAAATATGAATGCTGAAACAGCGAAACAtgtatctcgtttacggtgtgCTCAAAAATCTATGCTCCCCTTTTTTTAAGCAAAAGAGAATAGACCAACCTTTTCTCccgtgctaaaaaaaaacgccgtatgaacattcgatagttgccaaatttcccctagtaaaacatgcatttttccttgaaattttcagatgttttagaataaattgtgaacaaaattgaccgaaaaatttgaggaaaaatattgacaattttctcggtgaattcggtttttcttaaaggaaatatggcaaagtCTGGcgacagcagtggcgtggcgtgaattgcgatatatcgattgttatgccatttaaacctatggtaaccTCGAacattaaggtgctcgctgaacaccctgtttatcgatccattttcataggtttaaatggcataccagTCTATGTATcttaattcacgccacgccactggacgacAGTAACTTTTTGGCAATGACCAGCAAATATGTTGTCAACCCCAACAAAAATGACAGCAAATAACGTCATCTTAACATTGCAGGCCGATACGTCATCATGACGTCTGCATTGAATGTAAGTAACAAATCTGAAGCTCATCACCGTTCCAACGTTCACAGACTTGCTACATCCATCAGAGTTGAACATAATACTTATTTCGTCTCTCCAAGATCATCGGTTGCACATGGTTTCCACTGGGTGTTGTTGGGTTTAGCGACCATTATGCCGCACCGAATAATCTACTAACAAAAGGCATATCTTCTATATTAGACAACCATTTGATTAGACGACGACGGCCCTGCGATGCGGTTACCGTTCGAGATCTCAATAACCGGCCTGCTTTTGGCTTCTAGGTTTGGGATCGgccaggcaactaaactaattCATTGTGAGACGATGCATCGGTTACAGTATcacgcggaaatgaaggcgctttcagCCGAGAACGGTTTTCTCAAATAAATTCCTAGAGGAGATACCCTACACCTCGGAGACCTCAATCGAAAAAATTTTCACGTAACATATGTTACAATTGTCTGCCCGGTAACATATGTTATGTGCAGGCAATATTTTATAGAGTCTATATCACacacgggaaaaaaacacattggatctagagtccagactcttgaaatcattgacaagaaaaaatactcttgatttaatcggatttttgcttgaatcaaaacgaaatccgcttaaattaagaggcttcgt
This window of the Bemisia tabaci chromosome 3, PGI_BMITA_v3 genome carries:
- the LOC140224238 gene encoding uncharacterized protein isoform X2, translating into MFRPAFIVALLVSYLFKDTVCSEWWNLQHGASVEIKYENASFDTNPEKLQDLQALQFPSKNFQGTEAEKKGHVHHAGPDILGVEGFLPENSNQEKQPRIEVPPRSVAPDDRNLFNFESALGFEKKDSTDVASELSGAKGPSTSMTEQMTGIGTDATESGEPHLSTRDTSQQSQENSYFTGGWNYVKASMFNVIASNVNNVEKVRTILNNFVLRLFLNNILPDPKTPVPENVHDEFGGILLKALFGQRKGPAVIELIKLIVDNVQNVEGTEKYKVNTFCMLMSMKTVMKSFKRSSTSGSRSTRRSNSDVSQRRLTRSNSLTGSISRGSNGDSNGGSNGDSSGGSNGGSNGGSNGGSNGGSNGGSNGGSNGDSSGGSIGGSKRDTKGSFKWSSSGSVKKSLDRSLNRSRSHVWDPNEKTDEENDVDPASVGCMKPGILDFQRIFGTGKPFAGFNDGYGGIFLKLASNHSKATLYANTVKAVVKNVTVQRKKVGKKEVKHYHIDFLGFATSPGIEKLTDAIPGVFGDIIRRIKLAEANARPSSPDEPENR